In the Pectinatus sottacetonis genome, GTTATGTGCTATCCACCGGGAATTCCTATCTTGGCACCGGGAGAATTGGTTACCGAAGAAATTTTAGAATATATACATTATGCTAAAGACAAAGGCTGCCAGATGACAGGACCAGAAGATATGGGTTTGACACATCTTAATGTAATGGATTAATAAATGAATATAATACGAGGCGATATTTATGGAATTGTGGTTTACAGAAAAACATACGCCCAATGTAAAATTTTCGATAAAAGTTGATAAGCAGCTTTATTCCGGTAAAAGTGAATTTCAACGGATAGATGTGTTTGATTCGTGTGAATTTGGGCGTATACTGGTTTTAGACGGTTATCTTATGCTGACAGAAAAAGATGAATTTATTTATCACGAAATGATTACGCATGTTCCTATGGCAGTGATGCCGCATGCGCAAAATATCCTTATAATAGGCGGTGGTGATGGAGGAACAGCCAGGGAAATATTGCGGTATAATTATGTAAAAAATATAGATTTAGTGGATATAGATGAATTAGTAGCTGAAGTATGCCGGGAATATTTACCACAGACAGCGAAAAGTCTTGATGATCCACGGGTTATATGCCATTTTGAGGATGGGTTGAAATATATACGTCATCACGAGAATGAATATGATCTTATAATTGTCGACTCTACAGATCCCTTTGGACCCGGAGAAGGCTTGTTTACCAAAGAATTTTATGGTAATTGTTTTAAGGCTTTGAAGAAAGATGGGATAATGGTTAATCAGCATGAAAGCCCATTTTATCCAGCTGATTCTTACGCTATGCAGAGAGCGCATAAACGAATTTTTGATTCATTTCCAATAAGCAGAATATATCAGGCTCATATTCCTACATATCCGTCTGGTCACTGGCTGTTTGGTTTTGCCTCAAAAAAATACCATCCTATTCTCGATGCAAACTGGGAAAAATGGCGGGCACTTAAAATAAAGACACGGTATTATAATCCTAAATTACATGCCGGTTCATTTGCCCTGCCAAGTTATGTGGAGGAGATCGTCCGTGAAGTTGAATAGAAATATAGAAACATTTTTGGGCTGTGAAAAAGAATACGATAATGCCAATATAGTTTTATTTGGGGCACCGTTTGATTCAACGGCTTCTTATCGACCGGGGACACGCTTTGCTGCTAAGACAATGCGCAGTGAATCTTATAATATGGAAACATATAGCCCATATCTTGATAAAGATTTGGCAGAAGACAGCGCGGTCTTTGACGGAGGTGAATTGGAGCTTTCCCTGGGTGATACACAAAAAACACTTAGAATAATTTATGAATACACTAAAAACTTGTTGTTTGATCATAAACTGCCATTTATGATTGGCGGTGAACATTTGGTTACATTAGGAGCTTTTAAAGCTGTTGCAGAAAAGTATCCTGATGTACATATAATTCATTTTGATGCCCATGCGGATTTACGCAATGAATTTTTAGGGACACCTTTTTCTCATGCTACAGTACTACATCGCTGTCATGATATAATTGGCGATGGAAGAATTTTTCAATTTGGGATCAGGAGCGGCGAAAAGGCAGAGATGCTTTGGGGGAACGAGCATGTATACACCCGTAAATTTGATTTTATTGGCTTAGATGAAATTATTACCAAATTAGCCGATAAACCGATATACTTTACAGTTGATTTGGATGTGCTGGATCCAGCTGTCCTGCCGGGGACAGGAACACCGGAAGCAGGCGGCGTAAGTTTTAATGAACTGCGTACTGCTATGCAGAAAGTAGCAGCACTTAATATAGTGGGAACAGACATGGTGGAACTTAGTCCCCCTTGTGATCTCAGCGGTATGTCAACGACAGTTGCATTAAAGCTGCTGCGGGAATATTTGCTAGCATTATCAACAAAATAGGTACTGTATTTAGGCTAATATAATTAAAAAATAAAAAAACAGATTCTGTGCTATATACCAGTAAAGACTGACACATATAGTATAGAATCTGTTTTTGATTTGCATGTTTTTAAATTAATTTATGTTTTTTCATAAGCATTTTTAAGGTGTTATAATTTTCCGATGTTAAGTCAGTAAGCGGCATACGCAGCTGTCCCATATTGTACCCAAGTATTTTTAAAGCAGCCTTTAC is a window encoding:
- the speE gene encoding polyamine aminopropyltransferase → MELWFTEKHTPNVKFSIKVDKQLYSGKSEFQRIDVFDSCEFGRILVLDGYLMLTEKDEFIYHEMITHVPMAVMPHAQNILIIGGGDGGTAREILRYNYVKNIDLVDIDELVAEVCREYLPQTAKSLDDPRVICHFEDGLKYIRHHENEYDLIIVDSTDPFGPGEGLFTKEFYGNCFKALKKDGIMVNQHESPFYPADSYAMQRAHKRIFDSFPISRIYQAHIPTYPSGHWLFGFASKKYHPILDANWEKWRALKIKTRYYNPKLHAGSFALPSYVEEIVREVE
- the speB gene encoding agmatinase, with translation MKLNRNIETFLGCEKEYDNANIVLFGAPFDSTASYRPGTRFAAKTMRSESYNMETYSPYLDKDLAEDSAVFDGGELELSLGDTQKTLRIIYEYTKNLLFDHKLPFMIGGEHLVTLGAFKAVAEKYPDVHIIHFDAHADLRNEFLGTPFSHATVLHRCHDIIGDGRIFQFGIRSGEKAEMLWGNEHVYTRKFDFIGLDEIITKLADKPIYFTVDLDVLDPAVLPGTGTPEAGGVSFNELRTAMQKVAALNIVGTDMVELSPPCDLSGMSTTVALKLLREYLLALSTK